AATGGGAAGCGATGAAACTTGGTTGGGCAGTTGTTAAACATGTGAAGTCGAACGCAATTGTCGTCACTGATGACAATATGACACTCGGCGTTGGGGCAGGGCAGATGAACCGTGTTGGAGCAGCGAATATCGCGCTAACGCAAGCAGGAGAACGCGCTAAAGGTGCAGCACTTGCATCTGATGCATTCTTCCCAATGGACGATACGGTCGAAGCAGCAGCGCAAGCTGGTATTACGGCAATTATTCAACCAGGCGGATCAGTGAAAGACGAAGATTCGATTAAAAAAGCTAATGAATATGGTATTACGATGGTGTTCACAGGCGTACGTCACTTCAAACATTAAGGAGAGATTTGCATTGAATATACTCGTTATCGGGAGCGGTGGCCGCGAGCATGCGATTGCCAGACAGTTCAATGTCTCCCCTTCAGTAAATAAAGTTTTTGTCGCACCTGGCAATGATGGCATGAAAAACGATGCTGAATGTGTGCAAATTGATGCACTAGATTTTGAGGCGCTTGCTTCATTCGCACAAGAGAATCATGTTGACCTTACATTTGTCGGTCCTGAACAACCGCTTGGGGAAGGAATTGTTGATTATTTTGCTGAACGCGGATTAACAGCATTCGGTCCAACGAAAGCGGCAGCCCTGATTGAAGGAAGTAAGTCATTCGCAAAAGAGCTTATGACAAAATACGATATTCCAACAGCTGCGTACGGAACATTTACCGATGCAGAAGAAGCAAAAGCGTTTATCCGAGAAAATGGTGCACCAATTGTCGTTAAAGCAGACGGACTTGCAGCTGGAAAAGGTGTCATCGTTGCGATGACACTGGAAGATGCGCTTGAAGCTGTCGATGATATGATTGGCAACCAGAAGTTCGGGGAATCCTCGTCACGTGTCGTTATTGAAGAGTTTTTGGACGGTGAAGAGTTCTCCTACATGTCGTTTGTCCATGACGGTCAGATTTACCCGATGGTTATCGCACAGGATCATAAGCGTGCTTATGACGGTGATAGAGGACCGAATACGGGGGGCATGGGTGCTTATTCACCTGTCCCGCAAATTTCGGACGCAGCTGTGAAAGAAGCGTACGATAAAGTCGTTGTTCCGACAGTTGAAGCAATGGCTTCAGAAGGGACTCCGTTTACAGGTATTTTATATGCCGGTCTTATTTTGACTGAAAAGGGTCCGAAAGTAATTGAGTTCAACGCACGTTTCGGCGATCCTGAGACGCAGGTCGTTCTTCCACGAATGGCATCCGACTTTGGTGAATTCATGACCGCACTTATGGATGGTAAACCGTTTGACTTGCAGTGGGATGACAATGCGATGTTAGGCGTTGTCATTGCTGCAGATAGATATCCAGGAGATGTAGTAAAAGGGGCTGCATTACCTGATCTTGATATTTTGTCAGCACGAGGCTTAGAAGTCTTCCATGCAGGCACAAAATCGAATGGTGCAGGCTTCGTTGGTAATGGGGGACGCGTACTGCTCATTACAGCAAAAGCAGATTCGTTGAAAGAAGCGCAGGTTGAGGTTTATAAAGGCTTGTCTCAATTAGAATGGAACGGATTCTTCTATAGACAGGATATTGGCTGGCGTACGTTTGAATAAATGAAAAGACCACTAACTTAGTAATGAGTTAGTGGTCTTTTTCACGTTTACGAAACATCTAATCAAGTAATAAAGAAATAAGGATGGATAGAATAATGAGTTGCAAAATTTACCAAATTATTTATACTTAAGGTGATGCTTTAACAGAAAGGTGAAGAGACAATGGGTTTGCAATTTTCTAGCGTGGAGAAAAGATTAAATGATTCACTCATTTTCCCTGAATTTAACTTACATAGTGCTAGCCATCAAGTAACGGCGATTTACTCCAGTCTTAATGTACGTAACACGCTTTTGCAGATGCTTACAAAGGAAATACCTATTTTAAATGGCGAAATATACATAAATGATGTAGAAATTTCAAAAGTAAATATTCCAGACATCGGTTTTGCATTGCTGAATGAAGGGCAATATGAGCGCTTAACAATTGCTGAAATGCTCAGTTTTTACCGTAAACTGTATAGTGCAGATATATCTACTACAGCGATTTTACGCAAAGTTCACCTTGAAGAGAAGCGAAATATAAGGATAAATAAATTATCTTACTCGGAGCAAAAAAGAATCCAATTTGCGAAGTTACTCATTCAAAACCCTGAGCAGTTCATATTTGAAGAACCTGACCAAAACATCGATATAGAAACACAACGCGTATTGATTATAATGCTGGAAGAGCTGCGTGCTACAGGTAAAAGTGTATTAATAGTAACCGGTAATATGGAGAGTGCAGTCATTTTAGCGGATAAGGTTTTTAGGTTGGATGAAAAAGGTTTGCATGAAATTCAAATAGCCAGGGAATCTGAAGAGGACATTCCTCCAATTTCGGAAGCGAGTGCTGAAATAGATAAAACAGAAATTCAACCAGTCCGATTTGAAAAAATTCCTACGAAGGTAAATGAGAAAATTGTTCTCTTTGATCCACCCGAAATTGATTATATTGAAAGTAACGATGGACAATCTTCGCTTCATATTAACGGGGAGGCATTTCCGACGATGTTCACGATGAATGAGCTTGAGGAACGTTTACAACATTTCGGATTTTTCCGTTGCCATCGATCCTATATTGTTAACCTTCAAAAAGTTCGAGAGGTAATTACATGGACACGGAACAGTTACAGTCTCATTCTAGAAAATGAGAGAAAGTCGAATATCCCGCTGTCGAAAACAAAAATGGCTGAATTGAAAGTGATGTTGGGCCTGAAATAAGCTCCGTTCACCTCCGAAAAGACTCTTTTCACGGGAAATATGCTGTTTTTCCATCGAAAACGGCTTAATCTGAAGATGTAGTAGCGAAAGTACATTTGCATATTTCAGGGGGAGAACAATGGAAAACATCATCGAAGTTCAATCATTGGAGAAAGTTTTTGCGAATCAGACGGCACTTGAAGACGTCAGTTTTTACGTTAAAAAGGGAGAGATTTTTGGATTTCTCGGACCGAGTGGTTCGGGAAAAACGACAACCATAAAAATACTAACGGGCCAATTAAATCAGACAAGCGGAAAAGCGATCGTCTTCGGAGAAGCTGTTTCAAAAATGAAAAAGGGGAATTCAAGAAAGAAAATCGGCGTACTGACAGACAACAGTGGCTTGTATGGCAGGCTATCCATTTATGATAATTTGAAGCTCTATTGTGAGCTGTATGAAGTGTCGGAACAACGAATTGCTGAGGTGTTAGCACTTGTTAATTTAACTGATGAAAAGAAAAAAATTGTTTCCAAACTGTCCAAAGGGATGCTTCAGCGTGTGACACTTGCTCGAACACTCTTACATGAACCCGAGCTTCTATTTCTTGACGAACCGACGTCAGCGCTCGATCCGGTAAATTCGCAACATATTCATGAAGGGCTTCGTAAATTGCAAGCTCGTGGAACGACGATTTTCCTAACGACACATGATATGAATGAAGCGGAATTGCTCTGTGATAGAGTCGCATTTCTAAACAAAGGACAAATCAGACTCATGGATGAGCCAGGGGCATTAAGAAAGCTCTATTCAGATTCAACGATGACTGTGGAGTTGAAAAACAATGAAAAAGTCGTGTTGAAGAGTACTTCGGTAGATGCTCAGCAAATGTTCAACTATATGTCATCAAATCAAGTGGTCTCTATTCATTCAAATGAACCGACACTAGGCGATATTTTTGTAGAAGTGACAGGGAGGAAATTATCATGACATTTTCGATGAGGCGTATCAACGCCATCTTTCAGAAAGACTTCAAGGATATTTCAAGAAACTCAGCTGTTTCGGTTACAGTGCTGATGCCACTTATTATTGCATTTGTTATGGGCAAGATGGGTGATGATATTGCGATTGAAGCGCATTATATGGTCATCAATTTCTCAATGGTTATTGTTGGCTCGTTTGTTCAATGCAGTTTAATTGCTGAAGAGAAAGAGAAGAACACACTTCGCGGTTTAATGTTGTCTCCTGCTTCGACATTGGAAATACTCGGTGGAAAAAGTTTGTTAAGCTTGATAGCAACGATGATTATTGTTGTAATCGGGGCTTTTTTTACGGGCTATCGACCAGAGCATTTTTTTGTTATAGCCATCGCAATCTTGTTTAGTTCTTTCTTTTTCATCGGTTTGGGAACGCTTCTTGGCTTGCTTGCTAAATCAGTTATGGAAGCTTCCGTGATTATTTTGCCCTTTATGTTTGTATTCAGCTTTGGATCGATGATTACGATGTTTGCAGATAAATATCCTATTTTGAATGTGGTGAATTATACACCGAATATGCAACTTATGGAAATTGCAGTAAAGGTTGAAAGTGGAATCGGATTCGGAGGAGTTTGGTTGAATTTAGGCATCATTACTCTTTGGATTATCGGTATTTTTGTTTTGACCATCATTGTGTTCAAGAAAAAAAGAATGGATTGATTCTATCCGTTCTCCTGCGAAGACGCCTTACTGGGGTAGCCGAAGTGATAGGACCGATAGTGATTTTCTATCAGGCTTATCGTGGGAGGCATCCCCAAGCGCCGTAGCGGATTCAATGGAATTTTTAGTGACCCACCTACTCTGCCTTACAAATCCACCCACCAAACATATTCGTCGTGAAGAACTTAGCAATGTTCCCAAATCCAGCTTCTCTTAACAAACGAACAATCTCCTCTTCAGGAATGAAGGAAAGCTTCCGTACGGTTTTCTCCATTTCATCAACATCTGCTACAGTCAAATTTGTCGAATCAAGCCAGTATGCTTTCCATAGAGCGAATAGCTCATTAAATGTCGGATCGCTTGGGTCACCGTACATGGATGCCATAACGAATGGTGCGCCAGGTGATAGGTGATGTCGGATCTTTTTCAGTAGCTTCCTTTTTTCATTGATATCTTCAATGAAATGGAGGACGAGCATACAGGTTGCAGCCCCGAACAGTTTCTCGTCTGTCACATCATTGACAGTTCCTTCGAAGAATTCCACCCGGTCATCCATCTTCAAATCGATTGCCTTCATTCTAGCGATATCAAGCATTGGCAGCGCGGGATCCACTGCAGTAAATGTCCACTCGGGATTAGCGGGACCTAATGTAGCAAGTTCATTGCCGCCGCCCGCCCCAATTATCAATACACTTTCTTGTTGTGTTATATTCGCCCGAAGATAAGCCTGTACAAGTTTGAACATTGAATCGTAGGTGGGCAATGTTCGACGTACTCCTCTGTCGTATTCCATGGCCATTTCTTTATCAAACTGCATCTTGTCCGTCATTTTATCAAATCCAATCGACTGTGATACTGTACTATTTCGTCAAAAGGTAGCAGAAACCTCTACTGCGTGAACGGTTTTGAGAGGTATCTTTCGAAGTAAGCAACATGCCCATCCCTAACTCCCCTCATTGATTATTTGAAACTTCAAAGATGTCTAGTGAACTCCCTATTTATTTCCTCATTGCTATGCTACGATAAATAGTATAATAGTTCAGTTAAAAGGAGAGAGTTGCATGTGGGAGCCTAAAGCAATAAAAGCCCAACTACATATTATTGACGGCAAGAAAGCGCCGGACCTCATTATCACCAATGCAGAGTACTTACATTCAATCTATAAAAAATGGGTGACGGGCAACATTTGGATTGCTGGTGATCGAATTGTTTACGCTGGCAAGGAGATGCCAGCTATGACAGCAGGCGCGGAAATCTTCGATGCTACGGGGAAGAAAATTGTTCCTGGTTATATTGAACCGCATGTTCATCCGTTCCAATTGTACAACCCACGAACGTTCGCGGATTATGCAGCGCGGCTTGGAACAACAACATTCATTTCGGACAATCTTATATTATTCATGTCTCTTGATAACGAAACATCGTTTGGGCTGCTTGATGAGTTGAATAAACTGCCGTTTTCGTTTTACTGGTGGGCGCGATTTGACTCACAGACGATCCTGCAGAATGAGGATGAATTGTTTAATCTAGCGTCTATTAAAGAGTGGATTGAACGTCCAGAAGTGTTGGTGGGTGGAGAATTGACAGGTTGGCCACGTCTCATGGCTGGTGAACCCTCTATGTTAGCTTCCGTAAGTACTGCAAAATTAGGCGGCAAGAAAATCGAAGGTCATTTTCCGGGTGCTTCTGAGCGGACGCTGGCACGGATGCGTCTTCTAGGGACAGATGGCGATCATGAATCGATGACTGTAGAAGAAGTGAAATCTCGGCTACTACACGGGTATGGAGTGACCCTGCGCTATTCGTCCATTCGTCCGGATCTTCCTCATTTAATGAAAGATATTGTTGACCAAGAATTAAATGTGTTTGATCACTTGATGATGACTACGGATGGCTCGACCCCCTCGTTTCACCTTGACGGCGTCATGGATAAATGTATCCGCGCGGCACTTGAAGCGGGAGTTCCACCAATTGATGCATACCAGATGGCGTCATATAATGTAGCGCGTTATTATGATATGGCCGATTTACACGGATTCATTGCGACAGGTCGTTATGCAACGCTAAATATACTGGAGCATGAATACAACCCAGTACCAACGGATGTTTTATCCAAAGGAAAATGGTTGAAACGTGACAATGAACCGACTGAACCTTTCCCGGCAATTGATTGGTCGTTTGTTGAAGCGTTCGCACCGAATTTCGATCTTGATGAATCAGATTTCTCATTTGACAACCCGATCGGAATCGAAATGCTCAACGACGTCATTACGAAACCGTATAATGTGACGATTGACATATCAGGCGATAAACTTGCGGGTGATCACGATGAAAGTTTCCTCATGCTTCTCGATAGGAATGGGAAATGGCATGTTAATACAATTATTAAAGGGTTTGCAACAGGGATTCAAGGCTTTGCATCTTCTTACTCGAATACAGGGGATGTTATCTTGATCGGCAAAGATAAAAAAGAAATGCATAATGCCTTCAAAGAAATTAAACGAATTGGCGGCGGCATGGTGCTTTCGGAAAACGGTGGAATCGTCGCGACACTTCCACTGGCAATTGGCGGCGGTTTATCGGTGGAGCCAGTTCAAAAGTTGATTGAACAGGAGCTAGAATTGAAAAAGGGGCTTGCAGATCGTGGCTACACGAAAGGCGATGCGGTCTACACATTGCTATTCTTACAATCAACACATTTGCCGTACATACGCATCACTCAGATGGGGCTGTACGATGTTATGAAAAAAGAAATTATTGTTCCGGCAAACGGAAGATAGGGGGCACAGATGAAGAAGAAAATGAGGGGTTGGCTATTGTTCATGTCAATCTTAATGTTGCTGTTAGCGGCGTGTTCAAAAGAAGAGAAGGCGGAGGCCGACGATGTACCCGAGCCGATAGAGGAAGAGCAAGAAGAAGTAATTGAAGAAGAACCCGTACAGGGCCCAACCTTGTATAAGGAACCGTTCACTGGTGTTTTATCAGAAGAGGAAAGTAATCGTCGCGCAGTTCTTGCGACGATTAACAACCATCCGCTAGCAAGACCACAATCAGGTATTAGTGATGCTGATATTGTCTATGAACTTGCAGCAGAGGGCAATATCACAAGGCTTTTGGCATTATTCCAAAGTGAATTGCCTGAAGAAATCGGCCCTATCCGCAGTGCGAGGGATTACTTTGTTCAAATCTCAAAAGGACTTGACGCATTTTACGTTGCGCACGGGTATAGCCCTGATGCCAAACAAATGCTACAAAATCGTTTCGTGGATAATATAAACGGCATGCAATATGATGGAACGCTTTTCAATCGATCTAAAGAACGAAGAGCCCCACATAATTCGTATATAACGAAGGATAATGTACTAGCGGGTATGGAGAAGACCAATTCGTCGATAGAGTTGTCAGTAATACCGGCCTTTTCTTTCCTAGAATCGATAGAAGATGCTAAAATAGGGGATATTGCATCGATGCTTGTTGTTCGTTATGGGACAGACCCAGATTTTACAAGCACATATTCCTATGATGCTGAAAAAGGAACGTACAATAGAATGGTAAATGGGATCTTAACAGTCGATAAATCCAACGAAAAACCAGTGGAACTATCTAATATACTTA
This Sporosarcina sp. ANT_H38 DNA region includes the following protein-coding sequences:
- a CDS encoding ABC transporter permease, which translates into the protein MTFSMRRINAIFQKDFKDISRNSAVSVTVLMPLIIAFVMGKMGDDIAIEAHYMVINFSMVIVGSFVQCSLIAEEKEKNTLRGLMLSPASTLEILGGKSLLSLIATMIIVVIGAFFTGYRPEHFFVIAIAILFSSFFFIGLGTLLGLLAKSVMEASVIILPFMFVFSFGSMITMFADKYPILNVVNYTPNMQLMEIAVKVESGIGFGGVWLNLGIITLWIIGIFVLTIIVFKKKRMD
- a CDS encoding ABC transporter ATP-binding protein, encoding MENIIEVQSLEKVFANQTALEDVSFYVKKGEIFGFLGPSGSGKTTTIKILTGQLNQTSGKAIVFGEAVSKMKKGNSRKKIGVLTDNSGLYGRLSIYDNLKLYCELYEVSEQRIAEVLALVNLTDEKKKIVSKLSKGMLQRVTLARTLLHEPELLFLDEPTSALDPVNSQHIHEGLRKLQARGTTIFLTTHDMNEAELLCDRVAFLNKGQIRLMDEPGALRKLYSDSTMTVELKNNEKVVLKSTSVDAQQMFNYMSSNQVVSIHSNEPTLGDIFVEVTGRKLS
- a CDS encoding adenine deaminase C-terminal domain-containing protein — translated: MWEPKAIKAQLHIIDGKKAPDLIITNAEYLHSIYKKWVTGNIWIAGDRIVYAGKEMPAMTAGAEIFDATGKKIVPGYIEPHVHPFQLYNPRTFADYAARLGTTTFISDNLILFMSLDNETSFGLLDELNKLPFSFYWWARFDSQTILQNEDELFNLASIKEWIERPEVLVGGELTGWPRLMAGEPSMLASVSTAKLGGKKIEGHFPGASERTLARMRLLGTDGDHESMTVEEVKSRLLHGYGVTLRYSSIRPDLPHLMKDIVDQELNVFDHLMMTTDGSTPSFHLDGVMDKCIRAALEAGVPPIDAYQMASYNVARYYDMADLHGFIATGRYATLNILEHEYNPVPTDVLSKGKWLKRDNEPTEPFPAIDWSFVEAFAPNFDLDESDFSFDNPIGIEMLNDVITKPYNVTIDISGDKLAGDHDESFLMLLDRNGKWHVNTIIKGFATGIQGFASSYSNTGDVILIGKDKKEMHNAFKEIKRIGGGMVLSENGGIVATLPLAIGGGLSVEPVQKLIEQELELKKGLADRGYTKGDAVYTLLFLQSTHLPYIRITQMGLYDVMKKEIIVPANGR
- the purD gene encoding phosphoribosylamine--glycine ligase, with the protein product MNILVIGSGGREHAIARQFNVSPSVNKVFVAPGNDGMKNDAECVQIDALDFEALASFAQENHVDLTFVGPEQPLGEGIVDYFAERGLTAFGPTKAAALIEGSKSFAKELMTKYDIPTAAYGTFTDAEEAKAFIRENGAPIVVKADGLAAGKGVIVAMTLEDALEAVDDMIGNQKFGESSSRVVIEEFLDGEEFSYMSFVHDGQIYPMVIAQDHKRAYDGDRGPNTGGMGAYSPVPQISDAAVKEAYDKVVVPTVEAMASEGTPFTGILYAGLILTEKGPKVIEFNARFGDPETQVVLPRMASDFGEFMTALMDGKPFDLQWDDNAMLGVVIAADRYPGDVVKGAALPDLDILSARGLEVFHAGTKSNGAGFVGNGGRVLLITAKADSLKEAQVEVYKGLSQLEWNGFFYRQDIGWRTFE
- a CDS encoding DUF3048 domain-containing protein codes for the protein MKKKMRGWLLFMSILMLLLAACSKEEKAEADDVPEPIEEEQEEVIEEEPVQGPTLYKEPFTGVLSEEESNRRAVLATINNHPLARPQSGISDADIVYELAAEGNITRLLALFQSELPEEIGPIRSARDYFVQISKGLDAFYVAHGYSPDAKQMLQNRFVDNINGMQYDGTLFNRSKERRAPHNSYITKDNVLAGMEKTNSSIELSVIPAFSFLESIEDAKIGDIASMLVVRYGTDPDFTSTYSYDAEKGTYNRMVNGILTVDKSNEKPVELSNILIFETAHRTIDNVGRQSVDIESGGKGMLFHAGIEKEIEWENIDGILTPMENGVPAKLVPGKTWIHIVSTQPGMETSVTYTP
- a CDS encoding LytTR family transcriptional regulator DNA-binding domain-containing protein; protein product: MGLQFSSVEKRLNDSLIFPEFNLHSASHQVTAIYSSLNVRNTLLQMLTKEIPILNGEIYINDVEISKVNIPDIGFALLNEGQYERLTIAEMLSFYRKLYSADISTTAILRKVHLEEKRNIRINKLSYSEQKRIQFAKLLIQNPEQFIFEEPDQNIDIETQRVLIIMLEELRATGKSVLIVTGNMESAVILADKVFRLDEKGLHEIQIARESEEDIPPISEASAEIDKTEIQPVRFEKIPTKVNEKIVLFDPPEIDYIESNDGQSSLHINGEAFPTMFTMNELEERLQHFGFFRCHRSYIVNLQKVREVITWTRNSYSLILENERKSNIPLSKTKMAELKVMLGLK
- a CDS encoding methyltransferase encodes the protein MTDKMQFDKEMAMEYDRGVRRTLPTYDSMFKLVQAYLRANITQQESVLIIGAGGGNELATLGPANPEWTFTAVDPALPMLDIARMKAIDLKMDDRVEFFEGTVNDVTDEKLFGAATCMLVLHFIEDINEKRKLLKKIRHHLSPGAPFVMASMYGDPSDPTFNELFALWKAYWLDSTNLTVADVDEMEKTVRKLSFIPEEEIVRLLREAGFGNIAKFFTTNMFGGWICKAE